From the genome of Labedella gwakjiensis:
GCGTTGGTGAGGGGGCGACGAGCCAGGGGCACTCAGCCCGCGAGCACCGCTCGAACCACGTCGAACGCGGGCGTCGGCTCCCCGTCGTCGAAGAGGAGGTCGTGGCCCTCGTGCAGGCCGCGGTCGTCGTCGATCCACCAGTCGTACCGATCGTCGACACCCCACGTGGTGTACGAGACGCAGGCCGCCGAGCGGAGGCAGGTCTCGAAGACGGTGGCGTACTGCTCCGCTTGGGCCTCCTCACCCTGATCGTCCGTGACGTCGTTCTCGGAGATTCGAACGAGCAGCCCGGCGTCTTCGAAGCGGTCGAACGTGGCGGAGAGATCATCGGCCGAGACGGCATCGGTGTCGAGGTCGTAGATGTGCGCCTGGAGCCCCACGCCGTCGATGTGCCCGCCCTGCTCGTTCGTGTCGAGAGCGAGCTGGAGCAAGGCGTCCTGTCGGGGACCCGGCACGTCGGCCCCGTTCTCGTTGATGAACTGGCGGACGTCCGGGTCCGCGGCGGAGACGGCCTGTGAGACGACGACCGGGTACGTCGGCCCGAAGACACGGAACCAGACGTTCTCCTGCAGATCGGTCCCCTGGTCGACATCGAACGGCTCGTTGACAACGTCGAGCGAATCGAGCCGACCCCGGAAGTGTGTGACGACGGTGGTCACGTAGTCGAGCAGGATCTCGGCGCTGGCCGCGCGCTCCTCCTCGGAGTCGGCGGGGAGTTCCCGCATCCAGCGGGGCATCGCCTCGCTGAAGGCGATGGTGTGGCCGTGCACCGCGATGCCCTTCTCCTCCGCGAGGTCGAGGAGGGCGTCGGCCTCATCGAAGAGGTACTCACCCTGTCGCGGCGAGAGGGCCTGCGGCTTCATCGCGTTCTCCGGGGTGAGTGCACCGAAGTTGTTCACGAAGCTGCTCGCGTAGTCCGCGTCCGAGGCGAGGGGACCGAGCGCCACCGCCGCACCGATCAGGAAGTCCGGGCGAGAGCCCGCGGCGAGAGCCTGCAGGCCGTCCGGGAGCCGTTCGAGGTCGGTCGCGACCGGAGCTGCGGTGGAGAGGGAAGCGCCGGCCGGCGCAGCAGCGGTGAACGAGGGGACCGTGAAGGACCCCTCATCGCTCGACAGCCCGAGCCAGAGTTCGCCCGAGACGAAGACATCCCCGAGGGGAAGGGAGGACAACGTCTCGCCGTCGCTCTCGACCTCGAGCCGGTCCCCGGAACGGGCCACCGAGAACTCCGCCTCGGGATCCGGGACACGGACGTGCTCGTCCTGCACCGGCTGCGGGTCGGTCACGTCCTGCTGGGGAGAGCCGTCGAAGACGGCGATCCGGAGGTCGTCACCGCGGAGCGTGAGCCGGACACCCGCCGGTTCGATGCGGAACTCGTCGGCGATCACCGGTGGGCTGTCGTAGACGGCCAGAGTGGCGTCGGCTGTCACGTCCGTGAACGTCGCACTGAGGGTGAAGTCCTCCGCGGCGGCGAGGTGCGTCCCCGCGATGTTGACCGGCGGGTCGGGCTGTCCTCCTCCACCGTCCTGCTCGACGATGCTTCGCGCCGTCGTCGTCACCCGCAGGCCGTCACCGTCCGGGACGATGCCCGGCACGTGCCGCCACTCCTGCTTCAGCAGGTCGATGACGGTGACCCGCTCCGGTTGCGGGTCCGTCGAGCTGCAGCCCATCAGGGCCAGGAGGACGCCGACGGTCGCCGCGCCCACGAAGCGTCGCCGACGAGCGGTCGGCGCTGCCCTCACGGGGCGTCCCCGCGGAAGCCCGGCCGATCGTCATCGTGGACGGACCACGCGAGCGCGCATCTCGGGAGCTGACCCATGGACTGACGGTAGCAACACTCGTTCGGACGGACGTAGCCTGAGCAGGTGAGCCCGGAACGCGCAGCGGAGGTGCTCGGCGTCGACGTCGAGGCCGAACCCCATGTGGTGACCGGCGCGTTCGCCGCGCGCGCCCGGCGCACCCACCCCGATGTGGAGGGTGGCAGCGCCGACGCGTTCCGCGAAGCCGTCGAGGCCCGCAACGTGCTCCTCAGCCGCGACCGCACCCGTGAGGGGTACCGCGCGCGCCAGGAGGCCTCAGCCGGGGCACCCGACGGCTACATCGTCTTCGACGAGAGCGACCGGCCCGGCGACGGCGCGAACCCGTCAGCCGAGTTCCCCCCGTGGGTCGTCGTGCCGCTCGCCCCGAGCCCTGCGCTCATCGCGGTGGGGACGGGCCTGCTCGTGATCGCCGCCTTCCTCTCCATCTACGACGTGCCCTATCCGTGGACGATCGCCGAGCCGATCGCGCGGTGGGTGCTCCTCATCGCCTCGGCCGTCGCGTTCGCGACGACGGGCCGGCGCGGCTTCCTCGTCGTGTTGGTCCTCCTCGTGATCGCGACTCTCGTGATCAACGTGGCGATCACGACGATCGGCGGCCTCCTCGGCCTGTTCTTCACGATGCCGGCGATCGCCGCGATCAACGCGGCCGGTTTCGTTCGCCGGCGCCGCCGCGCTGCCGGTCTCGTCCGCTGAGACCCGCCGTGGCCGGTTCGGGGCCGCTCGATAGGGTTGCGAGATGACTTCCGCCCCGATCCGCCGTCCGTCCGTGAAGGGCCCCGCCTGGCTGACCTGGATCGGCGTGGTCCTCCTCGTCGCCTCCGTCGCCATCGCCATCGCTACCGTCTCCCTGTTCGCCTCCCTGCTTCCCACGGGTTTCCTGAACCAGGACGGCACCCCGGGCGACGACGTCATCGCGTCGATCGACGCGGGCGAGAGCGCGTCGGTCGAGCTCGACGGCGACACGTCCTACTCGCTCCTCCTCGTGCGTCCGACGGACGAGTCGTCGGGTGCGCTGACCGGCGATGTCGCACTCATCGCGCCCGACGGCACGACCTCCGTCGCCGACCGTGCCCCCGCCGTGAGCACCCGGGTGTCCGGGGGCCAGGCCACGGCCGCGTCCTTCGCCGCATTCGAGACGACGGACGACGGCGCGTACACGATCACCGTGCCGGCGGCGACGGATGATCAGCCGACCTCGGTTCTCGTCGTCGAGGACGGCGACACCCTGCCCTTCGTCGGCGGGGTGTTCGGCTCGATCGGCGGTGTCTTCGCCGTGCTGCTGCTCGGCATCCCCGGCCTCGGCCTCACGATCGGCGGTGCGATCTGGTGGAGCTCCCGTCGCCGCGCTCGCCGGGCGTACGACGCGGGCCAGCCCACGGCCTGAGCCGGACGGCGGCGGTCCGCCCGCTCACAAGAGGCGCAAGGCGTCAGACGTAGAAGCCCTCACGCAGCACGACGCCGTGTTCCAGCCACGCCTTGAGGGCGTTGAGCATGCTCGTCCATCCCTCGCAGTTCCCGAAGGCGCTCTTCGCGCCCGACGGCGTCGCCCGCCACGCCGACTCGGTGATCGTCACGAGGGTGCGCGCGCCGTCGTCGACCGGCTCGAACTCGAACGTCGTGGTGGTGTGATCGGAGTCGTCGGCCGCATCGTCGGCGCCCCACCGCACGACGATCCTCCGAGGGGCGTCCGCCTCCATGACCTCGACAGGGAAGCCTCCGGGGTGATCATGAAAGTCCCACGTGACCGTCGCGCCGGCGACGAGCCGTCCTGTCGCGCCTCCCGTCGTGAAGTAGCGGGACAGCTGCGCGGGATCGGCGACGGCGTCGTAGACCTCTTCGATCGGTCGTGCGACGCGACCCGACACGGTGAACGACAGCTCGGTGAGCGTGGTCTCTTCGTTCTCATTCATGTGATATTTTTACAACATGAAGGAACGCGAGGTCAATGACGTCGACGATCTCGTGTTCAAGGCCCTCGCCTCGGCGACCCGACGGCACATGCTCGACGTACTCAAGGCGTCCCCTCGCACGACCGGCGACCTCTGCGAGGCGTTGCCGCACCTCGACCGCACGACCGTTCTGCAGCACCTGCGCGTGCTCGAGCGCGCGGAACTCGTGACCGGCCGCCGCATCGGGCGCGAACGTCACCTGGCCCTCGCTCCCCTTCCGATCAAGCGGCTCCACGACCGCTGGATCGGCGACTACGCGCGCGCGGCCGTCGAGCTGCTCGACGAGCTCGATCGTCAGGCCACACCGAACGAGCGGTAGGCGAAGAGAGCGATCCGTCAGTCCCAGTCGCCGTAGTAGGCGGCGAGGCTCGGCTCCGGGGAGCCCAGCCGGCGCGCGAGGCCCGCCGCCCGGTGCGTCCGATCGGTGAACACGTCATCGCCCCAGCGGGCGCGGCGGGTGAGTACGCGCGAGCTCGTGAGCACGAGGAGATCGCCGTCGTCGTCGGCGATGTGCACAGCCCCGTCGGCGCCCGTGCCGACATCCTCGAGGAAGGCACGCAGTGGAGCGCCGGTATCGACGCGGACGGGCGCGAGGACGTCGACCCGGTAGGGGACGTCGGCGGGCGCGAGTCCCGCGCGCACCCGTGGGTCGTCGACGCCGTCGAGCGGAGCGATGTCGCCGAGGTGGACGCGGGCCGTCGGCAGGTGGCGCAGGATGCTGTCGATCGTGATGAGCGCTTGCGTCGCGGTCATCGGCGCGGCGATCGTGACGGCGACGTCGCTCGCGGCCGTGACGAGCGCGTGCGGTCGGGAGCCGCCGATCGGGATGTACCGCTCCATGCGCCGGGTCTCGCGGTTCACCTCGGCGGGGTCGCGGTCGCGCCCACCCGCGTCGGGTCCGTTGTGCCACGCCACGGCGGTCGGCACGTGCGCGAGCACCGCGCCGCGGGTCCAGCAGCGCCAGGCCCAGTCCCAGTCCTCGCCGCCGTACTCGGTGAAGCTCTCGTCGAAGCCGCCGGTCTCGCGGAAGAACTCCGCGGTGCAGCACAACACCGCCCCGATCAGATAGCGGTACGACCGGGCGTCGGCGCGCAGCAGACCGCCCGAACGCTCGTAGGCGTTCGCGAGCCAGGACGGGTCCTCGAAGAGGACATGCGCCGGCAGGCGATCGAGGGCCGCATCGTCGGGCAGAGCCGAGAGGTCCGCGTGGCGGCGGCGGCCCACGGTGACGGCGTCGGGGGCCAGGGCGGGGAGTCGCGTCAGCTCCTCGAGGTACCGGGGCTCGGGAGCGCAGTCCGCGTCGAGGAAGCACAGCACATCGCCCGTCGCGGCCTCGGCCCCGCGGTTCCGGGCGGCGGCGAGACGGAAGCCCTCGTCGGCCTGTCGCACGAGCACCACGTCCTCCGGGACGTCGGGAGCGTCGGCGGAGCCGTCGTCCACGACGACGATCTCCACGAGATCGCGGGGATACGTCTGCGCGCGCAACGCCAGCAGGGTGCGGCGGAGGTCGTCTGGCTGCTCGTAGTGCGCGACGACCACCGAGACGCGCGGTCGTTCGCTCGGCCACACCCCGTCGAGGGCACTCCAGTCGTTGCCGAGGATCATGTGCCGCCGGCCGCTCATCGCTCCGCCTCCCGCCAGGCGTCGAGATAGGCGCGCGCGGTGTCGGCGGGGTGCGGGCGCGTACTGGTGCCGGCGTCGAGGAACGTGGAGCCGGGCTCCGCGTGGGCGCGCGCGACCGCCGCGGCGAGCGCATCAGGGTCCACGAGGGTGAGCGTGCCCGGACGCAGCGCGTCCATCTCCTCCGTGTAGCGGGTGCGCAGAACGAGCGGCCGGCGGCCGGCCGACACCCACGAGTTGATCGAGCCGGACGCGGAGAAGTGCTGGTGCGCGACCACGGGAACGGCCACGCGCGCGGCCGCCGCGGTGAGCTCGTCGTCGGAGAGGAAACCGGACACCGCGACCTCCACCCCGAGCTCCCGCCCGCGCGCGACGAGCGCCTCCACGTCGGCGTCGTGCCCGGGCGACGGCGCGCCGAGCGCGCGCATCGCGAGCCCCGTCCCCGCCGTGGCCGCGGCCTCGATGGCCTCGAGGTGCCCCTTGCCCGGGTAGATCCACCCGAGCACCGCGACCGCCGGGTCGAGCGCGCGATCGTCGACCCGCGAGCGGATGGACACGGGAACGGGGAGTGGGATGACCGCGACCGATCGCGGACGCAGTCCGACCTCCTCGAGGAGCGCGAGTTCGTGGCGACTGTTGACGACGACGAGCTCCGCCGCGCCGACGACCCGCGCGTAGGCGGCGGTCCGGCGCTCGAAGGCGTGCCCGTCGGAGGGCTGCGGCACGTCGTGGAGGGTGACGCTCACGCGGCGCTCGTCCGCGAGGGCGACGAAACGCTCGGCGGCGTCCTCCGGCGAGCGCGCCCAGAGTCGATCCGTGAACTGCGCATGGACCCGGTCGGACGTCTCGCCGCCCGCGGCCCACACCGACTCGGACACGGAGGCGTCTCGGCCGAGCACCGTCGCGACCTCGGTGGCCACCTCGCGCGCGAAACGGGCGACGCCGTGCCGGTCGTCGTCGTGCAGCAGGAGCGCGGGGACGTCCGTGTCGGTCACGCGGACATCACCACGGCGAGCGCTGAGGAGTGCCTGTCAGCGGCGAGCCTCAGGAGGTCGGGATTGTCGCTGTACCACCGCAGCTGCGCCGCGCGCACCTCGTCATCGTGTACGGGCCGGCCGTCGACGTACCAGTGCGGGTCGGGTTCCGCGTCGAGCCCCCACGCCTCGATGACGACGCCCTCCCGGGGCGCGACGACGGACGACAGGAGCTCACGGCCCGGGTCGGTCACGGCGTCGCCGAGCCCCGCCCGGTCGCGGACGCGGCGGGCGAGCTCGGACCACACCGGGTTGCCGGGGTGGTTGATCGTGCGCAGGAGCGGGAACCGCGGGGCGTCGAACACGTCGGAGATCGGCACGGCACCGTTGCGTTCTTCCCGCATCCGCAGCTCACCGGTCGACTCCTGAGCGATCGCGGCGACGACGGCCGCCGTGAGCCGCGGGCGGGCGTGACCGAGCGCTTCGGCGATGGTTCGGAGGTCGTGGTACGCGACGAGCGGCGGGTCCTCGATGGGCTTGTCCGGGTGACGCACGACCACCTGGGCCGGGTGGAGCGAACGGTGCCGCACGGCGGGCACGACGACGAGCCGCGCTTCAGCGGGGAGGCGGGCCGCGAGCTGGCGCGTTCCGACCGGGAGACCCCGGTAGTCGTCGCGAATCGGCTGCGTGATGACGAGCGAGGCCGACGCGAGCAGACGATCGAGCCGCGGGAGGTCGTCCGGTTCGAGCTCGTGCACCGGCGGAATGCGGACCGTGGGGAGGTCGGGCCCGTCGATCACGATGCGCAGCGACTCCGCCTGGCAGTTCCCGACGACCACCGCGAGACCGTCCGGAACGGGCGCGCCGAAGAACGAAGAGTAGTGCCTCTGCCTGCCTGTGGGAAGGGTCGGTTCCTCGATCACGGTATCTCCTGCCGTCGGTATATGTTCGCAGAGCGGCGCCCGTCCCGGTGCAGCACGGGTTCCCATCCCGCCATCACGGCTTCCCCGGCCTCGAAGGATCTCGACGGATCCGAAGGAATCTGAATGCCCGCACGCCTGCGCCCCGATCGCCCCATCCGGGTGGCCGCGGTGCCCGGGGGACACCCGTACGTCCGCAGTCTGATCGAGCCGGGAACCGCGAGCGTCGAGATCCTCCCGGATCCGCCGGCCCGCGACGGCGCGACCGACCGCTGGTGGCCGCCCGCGATGCTCACCGCCGACTGGATCCAGGGTCACTCCGACGAGGTCGACGTGCTGCACGTGCACTTCGGGATGGAGTCGTCCACGACCGCGGAGCTCTCCGCAGCCATCGACGCGTTGCGCGCCACTGACACCCCCTTCGTCTACACGGTGCACGACCTCGAGAACCCGCAGCTGACCGATCAGTCGGTCCACCGGGAGCACCTCGACCTGGTCGTGCCCGCCGCCGATGCCCTCATCACCCTGACCGCGGGCGCGAGCGCCGAGATCGAGCGGCGCTGGGGTCGCACGGCCCGTGTGATCGGGCACCCTCGGGTCGCGGCCGACGAGCTCGCGCCGACGCCGCTCGTGGCGGGCGACGGCACGCCGACGGCCGTCGTACACCTGCGGGACCTGCGTCCGAACATCGACGGGATCGGTACGGTCCGTGCGCTCGCCGACGCGGTCAAGGGCGTCTCGACTCCTCTCCGCGTGATCGTGGACGTCAACGAGAACGTGCGTGACGAGGAGCAGCTCACCGCGATCGCGTCGATCGTCGACGCGTCCCCGCTGCTGAGTCTGCGCCGCCACCCGCGCTACGACGACGCGGAGCTCGCCGCGTCGCTCCTGGCGGCCGAGGTCGCCGTGCTGCCCTACCGATTCGGCACGCACTCGGGCTGGGCCGAGCTGTGCTGGGACCTCGGTGTGCCGATCGTGACGCCGCCCGTCGGCTACATCGCCGAGCAGCACCCGACAGACTCGGTCGTGTTCGACGCGGCCGACAGCGGGAGCCTCGCGTCCGCGCTCGGCGCGGCCCTGGCACTCGCGACCCCCGCCGGTTCCACCGCCCGTGCCGCGGTCGTGTCCGAACGCCGCGACGCCCGACGGGCCGAACGCATCGTGATCGCCCGCGAACACGAGGGCATCTACCGGGGGGTGCTCCGATGACGCACACGACCGGCGCACCGCTCACCATCGTGGTCATCGCCCCTCTCCGCCACCCCCTCGGCGAGCCGCACGCCGGCGGCCTCGAGGCCGCCGTCTTCAACCGCATCCGCCTGCTGCGGAGCCGCGGGCACCGCGTCCTCGTGTGCGGCGTCGAGGGTTCCCACCCCGCCCCGGCGACCGAGGCGCTGACCCTGCCGGCCGTGCGCTGGGGAGCGGACCGCGACGCGTCCGATTCCACCTATCCGCCCGGCTACCTGCGCCAGGCGGAACGCGCGCTCGACCGGGCGATGGACTGGATCGCCGTGCACGCGAGCCAGATCGACGTCGTGGACAACCACAGCCTCCATCCCCTGCCGGTCCGGCGGGCGCACGAGCTCGGCGTGCCGATGATGACCACCCTGCACACGCCGCCCCTGCCGTCGCTCCTCTCCGGCATCGCGACGAGCTCGTCCCGCCTCATCGCGGTGAGCGAGTACACCGCGCGTCACTGGCAGGACGTGGGCGTGCGCGACATCACGGTGCAGCACAACATGGTGGACACGGCCACGTGGCGGCTGGGCCCCGGCGGACCGTCGCTCGTGTGGTTCGGTCGCGTGGTGCCCGAGAAGGCGCCGCATCTCGCGATCGCTGCGGCCCGTCGGCTCGGAATGGGCCTCACCCTCGTGGGCCGGAACGGCGACGCCGACTACTTCGACGATGTCATCGCCCCGATGCTCGGTGACGGCATCGTGTACGCCGGGGAGCGGCGCGCGCGGGAGCTCGCGCGGCTCGTCGGTCAGAGCGCGGCCGCCCTCGTGACGCCCGTGTGGGACGAGCCGTTCGGGCTCGTCGTGGCAGAAGCGCTCGCCACCGGCACACCCGTCGCGGCGTTCCGGCGCGGCGGCGTGCCCGAGGTGGCCGGGATCAACCCGGCCGTGCGGCTCGTAGCGTCGGACGACGTCGACGCTCTCGCCGCCGGCGTCGCCTCGCTTGTGCGCACGTCCTCCCCGGCGATGCGACGGGCCGCGCGGGCCGACGCCGCACGACGGTTCTCCTTCCGCCGCCATGCGTTCGAACTCGAGGACCTCATGCGCGAGACCGTCGAGCGTCACGCACCGGCCGTCCGGCAGGACCTCCCGGCATGACCCGCCCGCGGATCGGCTGGTACGTTCACCACCACGGCCGCGGTCACGTCTCGCGGTTCCTCGCGGTGCGGCCTCACCTCGACGCGGATGTCGTCGTGTTCAGCAGCATGGAGGCGCCCGCGGAGTTGCCTGTCGGCACCGAGTGGGTGGCGCTTCCGCTCGACAACGAGGTGGAGGAGCGCGACGGTCGCGTCCTCGACCCCTACGATCCAGACGCCGAGGCGACGGTGCGCGGGCGGCTGCATTGGGCGCCGATCGACCACCGCGGGCACCGACGCCGACTCGGCCTCATCGCCGCCCGCGCCGACGAGCTGGACGCGTTCGTCGTGGACGTGTCCGTCGAGGTGGCCGTGTTCGTGCGTCTCCTCGGACTTCCACTCGCCCTGTTCACGCAGCCGGGTGCGCGCGTGGACGTGCCCCACGAGCTCGCGTTCGCGATCGCCGATCGGATCATCGCGCCATGGCCTCCGGGCACCCACGACACGAGCGTGTTCGGTGCGGGCGCCGAGCATCTGCACACCGTCGGCGGCATCTCGCGCTCGGTGGGACGGGAGCGGCCGGCCGTCGAGCCGGGCACCGTCCTGCTGCTCGGCGGGATCGGGCCGGTCGGCGAGCGCGAGGCGGTGTGGGCGTCACTCTCGGAACGCTTCCCGGACGTCCGGTGGCGGAGCGCCGGCTATCTGCCGGGTACGTTCGTCGACGACCCGTGGGAGGCCATCTGCCGCGCGGAGGTCGTGATCTCGGCCGGCGGTCAGAACAGCGTCGGCGACATCGCGGCCGCGGGCAGACCGGCGATCGTCGTTGCGCAGGAACGGCCGTTCGAGGAACAGGTCACGACGGCGCGCGTGCTCGACCGGGAGGGTTTCGCCGTCTCCCTCGACGAGTGGCCCGACCCCGACGCGCTCGCCGAGGCCCTCGATCGCGTGCGGAGCCGTCCGACGCGCTGGGCGGAGTGGGGTGTCGACCGCGGGGCTGCGACGGCCGCGCGACTCATCCTCGACCTCGTCCCGGCCGCGGCCTCCTCCACGACGATCCCGGTCGTCGCGTGACGACCGCCATCGTCACGCTCGCCTCGCGGGCGCGCCTCGATCACCTGCGCCGACAGGAGGAGTGGATCCGTACCGTCGCACCGGACGCGATCCGCGTGGTCGTGCAGCTCGATGCGGAACCGGACGAGGCGTTCGGCGGCGACGCTTTGCACGTCCCGCCTGGGGACGGCGGACTGCGGCTGGCCGCCGGCCGGAACCGCGGGGCCGCCGAGGCGATCGCGCGCGGAGCCGACCTGCTCGTGTTCCTCGACGTCGACTGCCTGCCGCACCCCGGCCTGCTCGCCGCGTACGAAGGCGCGTCGACCGGTCGCCGGGAGCTGCTGTGCGGGCCCGTCACCTATCTGCCGGAGGGCGTCATCCCGACCTCCCCTGCGGAGGCCGACGCCCACCTCGACCCGCACCCCGCCCGCCCCGCGCCGGCCGACGGCGTCGTTCAGCCGGCGACGGCTGCCGACTGGGACCTCTTCTGGTCGCTCTCCTTCGCCTGCACGCCGGAGACGTGGGCGGCGATCGGCGGATTCCACGAACGCTTCGAGGGCTACGGCGGCGAGGACACCGACTTCGGATGGACCGCCCGCGACGCCGGCGCGCGCCTGCACTGGGTGGGCGGCGCCCACGCGCTCCACCAGTACCACCCCACGTCGAAGCCGCCGTGGCAGCACCTCGACGATATCCTCCGCAACGGCCGGATCGCCTTCGAGCGCTGGGGCCGCTGGCCGATGCTCCGCTGGATCGAGGCGTTCGCCGCCGAGGGCGCCGTCGAGTTCGCCGACGGCGACTGGCGCCGCACGGCCTGACGTTCCCCTCCCCGATCCGGGGGTACAACGCATCTGGACCCCGCGCTCACGTGACTGATAGACATCTCAGAACACGATGAGGGAGACCGATGAAACTGCTCGCACGCCGACGACAGACCACCCGCTCCGCTCCGATCCTCCTCGCGACCTTCGCCGTGATCACAGGCCTCGCACTCAGCGGATGCACCGCGGGTGCGACCGCAGCGGCTCCCGACTCGACGCCCGATTCGACCCCCGATTCGACCGCGACGCCCGAGCCCAGCACCACGACGTTGGCCGGGGAGACCCTGTCCGGCACCGGCCCCACCGATGTCACCGGCGTGGACTTCGCCCTCCCGTCTGGTATGAAGACGGTCGTCATCGCGTTCGAGTGCGGAGGGGGCGGCCGGTATGCGGTCCAACTCAGGCACTCGGCGACGACGACCGAGGAGGTGACCCTGCAGGGGGACTGCGACGGAACCTCGGAACTCACCTGGCCCACCGACGCCCTCACAGCCCCCCGGCTGACCGTGTGGGTCCCCGACGGAATCGACTGGGCCGCGACGCCCACCTTCTCGACCGCCGCCTTCGTCTACGACGATCGACTCACCACCGATTGCGGATCGTTCGCCGACGCGTACAGCGCCCTCATGAACGCCGACCAGGGTTACACGCTCTACGACGCCTTCGAAGAGGACAAGTGGACGCAGCGCGTCGACGGGGCCGTCGCCGACCTCACGACGCTCGCCGAGGACGGGAGTCCCACCATCGCCGAGGACGTCGCGAGCCTGCGAGACCTGGCGAGCGACCCCGACCGCACGGTCGGTGAGGTGCTCACGGAGGATGCGTACATCGTGATCGGCGCGGTCTCCGAAGCGTGCAGCAGGAACCAGTCGCCGCTCATCCTCATGGGAGAGTTCGGCGGGTAGCGCGTCTCCGCGGCCGCCGGCCGTCCTCGAGGTGGTCGCCGCCGTCGACAGGGCCAGCGAGCGATGAGGTGCCGGGCGAGTGTCTCGCCCGGCACCTCCTCGTTCGCGTCAGTCGCCCTTCACGTTCACGAGCTGGCGCAGCGTGTGCCGCACTCGCACGAGGTCGGAGGCGTCCTCCATCACCCGGTCGATCGGCTTGTACGCCTGCGGGATCTCGTCGATGAAGGCGTCCGTGTCGCGGAACTCGATGCCCTGCATCGCCTCCCGCAGCTGCTCCCGCGTGAAGGTGTTCCGCGCGGCCCTCCGCGAGTACTCCCGACCGGCGCCATGCGGCGACGAGTTGAGGGACAGGGGGTTGCCGAGTCCCTCCACCACGTAGGAGGCGGTGCCCATCGACCCGGGAATGAGCC
Proteins encoded in this window:
- a CDS encoding glycosyltransferase, with product MTRPRIGWYVHHHGRGHVSRFLAVRPHLDADVVVFSSMEAPAELPVGTEWVALPLDNEVEERDGRVLDPYDPDAEATVRGRLHWAPIDHRGHRRRLGLIAARADELDAFVVDVSVEVAVFVRLLGLPLALFTQPGARVDVPHELAFAIADRIIAPWPPGTHDTSVFGAGAEHLHTVGGISRSVGRERPAVEPGTVLLLGGIGPVGEREAVWASLSERFPDVRWRSAGYLPGTFVDDPWEAICRAEVVISAGGQNSVGDIAAAGRPAIVVAQERPFEEQVTTARVLDREGFAVSLDEWPDPDALAEALDRVRSRPTRWAEWGVDRGAATAARLILDLVPAAASSTTIPVVA
- a CDS encoding glycosyltransferase family 2 protein; this translates as MTTAIVTLASRARLDHLRRQEEWIRTVAPDAIRVVVQLDAEPDEAFGGDALHVPPGDGGLRLAAGRNRGAAEAIARGADLLVFLDVDCLPHPGLLAAYEGASTGRRELLCGPVTYLPEGVIPTSPAEADAHLDPHPARPAPADGVVQPATAADWDLFWSLSFACTPETWAAIGGFHERFEGYGGEDTDFGWTARDAGARLHWVGGAHALHQYHPTSKPPWQHLDDILRNGRIAFERWGRWPMLRWIEAFAAEGAVEFADGDWRRTA